Proteins from a genomic interval of Orbaceae bacterium lpD02:
- a CDS encoding SIS domain-containing protein — translation MNIVENLKINLENFSSGQKKIAQYILQHKDGIAELPSQILAQKIGVSQSSIIKFIQSLGFDGFTQFKLQLASDIIRNNINDKQLFPLHNQIERTDSFEIVAEKLLQEKQQALAHTTANVNFQVLKNLTKQIIKAQRIQIIGIGNSALTAKDLAYKLQKLGLAVSAEADTHIQLAIVQSLKKTDLLIAISYTGKHKEICLSAQTAKKNGVPVYAITSLQQSPLRKIADYILDTVADEVHSRSSSISSRTAQNTISDLIFMGVIKLIGEDAEKSIKNSSNIIKQLQNI, via the coding sequence GTGAATATTGTTGAAAACTTAAAAATAAATCTTGAGAATTTTTCAAGTGGGCAAAAAAAAATAGCGCAGTATATTTTACAACATAAAGATGGGATTGCTGAATTACCTTCGCAAATTTTGGCACAAAAAATTGGCGTTAGCCAATCAAGTATTATTAAGTTTATTCAATCTTTAGGCTTCGACGGCTTCACGCAATTTAAGCTGCAACTAGCCTCTGATATTATTCGCAATAATATCAATGATAAACAATTATTCCCCTTACATAATCAAATAGAACGGACTGACTCATTTGAAATCGTCGCCGAAAAACTTCTGCAGGAAAAGCAACAAGCCCTCGCACACACAACCGCCAATGTTAATTTTCAGGTACTGAAAAATCTTACTAAGCAGATTATTAAAGCGCAGCGCATACAAATTATCGGTATCGGCAACTCGGCCCTTACCGCAAAAGATTTAGCCTATAAATTACAAAAACTTGGTCTCGCAGTTAGCGCTGAAGCGGATACGCATATTCAGCTGGCTATTGTTCAATCCTTGAAAAAGACAGATTTACTAATTGCAATATCTTATACTGGTAAGCATAAAGAAATTTGTTTGTCAGCGCAAACAGCGAAAAAAAATGGCGTACCCGTCTATGCCATAACCTCATTACAACAAAGCCCATTACGTAAAATAGCCGACTATATTCTTGACACCGTTGCCGATGAAGTTCATAGCCGCAGCTCATCGATCTCATCTCGAACAGCACAAAACACCATTAGTGATTTAATTTTTATGGGGGTGATCAAATTAATAGGTGAAGACGCAGAGAAGAGTATCAAAAATAGTTCGAATATAATTAAACAGTTACAAAATATATAA
- a CDS encoding glycoside hydrolase family 3 protein → MKKLLLLLIALSGTSLGAVVSNDALKQYWQSPETSAKQIVNEMSFEEKIGQMLMFDFRKWGLDEQQNKKAVTEPTSDISNIVKQYHLGSVILFRENLINIEQMAKLIDSLQQARSNLPLFISTDQEGGYVTRLQQGTEMPGNMALGATRSPTLASISGMVHGYELSNLGFNFNFGPVVDINNNQNNPVIGVRSYSDNPLLVTDLARSYIDGIHQYGIMTSLKHFPGHGNVATDTHFALPTINIDEQTWRNFELSPFVALMDDSDAIMTAHVVVPALDSNMLTTKDNTQMGTPATLSRKILTDILRKELSYSGLIITDAMDMGAIASNFDKNWSIKQAIMAGNDIVLMPLAVENQDDVQKIESLYQYLKQEAIKDPLLMQQIDESATRIVKTKLAKKLAVNEINIPLANDVVASPLNKDIENKVAEASITLIKNNALLPYKLQPENKIVIFSDELPRNELIAKHLKALSDTFAVNIDITDYVVKMMANDSDKDTLTKQIAGQDLVLLTTYNLTNNPYNAQAIIDVAKAQNVPVVVISSRNPYDIAYLDNVDANIAIYGITGFDVTNNVRNSLETNIRSGIRTLFESSGKILNYPHGKLPVDIKSADLEQVIYPYGHGLSY, encoded by the coding sequence ACTCTTAATTGCATTATCAGGTACTTCCCTCGGCGCGGTTGTCAGCAATGATGCATTAAAGCAATATTGGCAATCACCAGAAACATCAGCAAAACAGATCGTAAATGAGATGAGTTTTGAAGAAAAAATTGGTCAAATGCTGATGTTTGATTTTCGTAAATGGGGGCTTGATGAGCAGCAAAATAAAAAAGCTGTTACTGAACCAACTTCTGACATCAGTAATATTGTTAAGCAATATCATCTTGGCTCGGTAATTTTATTTAGAGAAAATTTAATTAATATTGAGCAGATGGCTAAGTTGATTGATAGCCTACAGCAAGCTCGTAGCAATTTACCGCTTTTCATCAGTACCGACCAAGAAGGGGGGTATGTTACACGTTTACAGCAAGGAACCGAAATGCCCGGCAATATGGCGCTTGGTGCAACGCGTTCACCTACTTTAGCCAGTATTTCAGGTATGGTTCATGGTTATGAGCTGTCTAACTTAGGTTTCAATTTTAATTTTGGCCCTGTCGTTGATATTAATAATAATCAAAATAACCCCGTTATCGGCGTGCGTTCTTATTCCGATAACCCACTATTAGTAACCGATCTTGCTAGAAGCTATATTGATGGTATCCATCAATACGGTATTATGACGTCGCTAAAGCATTTTCCTGGTCATGGTAATGTTGCAACCGATACCCATTTTGCCTTGCCAACCATAAATATTGATGAACAAACTTGGCGTAATTTTGAATTATCCCCTTTCGTTGCGCTGATGGATGATAGCGATGCCATTATGACGGCTCATGTTGTGGTTCCCGCTTTAGACAGCAATATGTTAACCACTAAAGATAATACGCAAATGGGGACTCCCGCTACATTATCCCGTAAAATTTTAACGGATATTTTGCGTAAAGAATTAAGCTACTCAGGATTAATCATTACCGATGCGATGGACATGGGGGCGATCGCCAGTAACTTTGATAAAAACTGGTCTATCAAACAAGCGATTATGGCCGGTAACGATATCGTTTTAATGCCGCTCGCGGTTGAGAATCAAGATGACGTACAAAAAATTGAGAGTTTGTACCAGTATCTGAAGCAAGAGGCAATCAAAGATCCACTATTAATGCAGCAAATTGATGAGTCAGCGACGCGTATTGTTAAAACCAAATTAGCAAAAAAATTAGCCGTGAACGAAATTAATATTCCATTGGCTAATGATGTTGTTGCGTCCCCTTTAAACAAAGATATTGAAAATAAAGTGGCTGAAGCCTCAATTACTTTGATCAAAAATAACGCGCTATTACCATATAAATTACAGCCAGAGAATAAAATCGTTATTTTTTCTGATGAATTGCCACGTAATGAGCTGATTGCTAAACATTTAAAAGCGTTAAGTGATACGTTTGCGGTAAATATCGATATCACGGACTACGTCGTTAAAATGATGGCTAATGATAGCGATAAAGATACATTAACTAAACAAATTGCGGGCCAAGATCTGGTGCTGTTAACGACGTATAATTTGACTAATAATCCTTATAATGCACAAGCGATTATCGATGTTGCGAAAGCGCAAAATGTTCCAGTTGTGGTGATTTCTAGCCGTAATCCATATGATATTGCCTATTTAGATAATGTTGATGCCAATATTGCGATTTATGGTATCACTGGTTTTGATGTAACCAATAATGTTAGAAATAGCTTAGAAACCAATATTCGTAGCGGTATTCGAACCCTATTTGAGTCATCGGGTAAAATCCTTAATTATCCGCATGGTAAGTTACCTGTTGATATTAAATCTGCCGATTTAGAGCAAGTAATTTATCCATACGGACATGGTTTAAGCTATTAA
- a CDS encoding DUF1343 domain-containing protein, with translation MRFSLMKWIAVIAFFLTYSFNIMATTPGFKLGADRDAVYGPLLKGKNVALMVNQSSLDSKGVHTIDKLLAEQEKYGFKVVKLFSVEHGLRGKEEAGFGDSNSVDAKTGLPIISLYGRDSDGRERANPTQQQLDDVDVVIYDLQDVGVRYFTYTVSMHYLLESLQKYQKSLMVFDRPNPVGQYVYGPILKEPYMSGIGIDPVPMVHGLTSGEFAKMMVNEGWLTNFDHRSWQAHQQAEHQFPAEDLYVIAMENYQHDMPYSLPVPPSPSLTTDLSIALYPSLGFFEATSVNTGRGSEHPFEQIGFSDERFYVNTSYTVSDAIAKGGWPQAGKKVYGEKLSQSVQPTIGYLVDWWFKFQENGYKLSANENEEKDYLKNQQTYFVSRPLWLAKVAGDNQLLQQLLSATAQGLTKEQTIEMIEQSWQPELNDYNKLREQYRLYP, from the coding sequence ATGAGATTTTCACTAATGAAATGGATTGCGGTCATCGCTTTTTTTTTAACCTACTCATTTAATATTATGGCAACAACACCTGGCTTTAAGCTAGGTGCTGATCGTGATGCGGTCTATGGTCCTTTGTTAAAAGGTAAAAATGTTGCCTTGATGGTTAACCAAAGTTCCCTTGATTCAAAGGGCGTTCATACCATTGATAAATTGCTTGCCGAGCAAGAAAAATACGGTTTCAAGGTTGTTAAGCTCTTTTCGGTTGAACACGGATTGAGAGGCAAAGAGGAAGCGGGATTTGGTGACAGTAATAGTGTCGATGCCAAAACAGGATTACCGATTATTTCGCTGTATGGACGAGATAGTGATGGTCGTGAACGTGCCAATCCTACCCAGCAACAATTAGATGATGTTGATGTCGTTATTTACGACTTACAAGATGTCGGCGTACGTTATTTTACCTATACCGTATCAATGCACTATTTACTAGAAAGTCTGCAAAAATACCAAAAATCACTGATGGTTTTTGATAGGCCAAATCCAGTAGGGCAATACGTTTATGGCCCGATATTAAAAGAACCCTACATGTCAGGTATTGGCATCGATCCGGTTCCGATGGTGCATGGGTTAACCTCGGGCGAATTTGCAAAAATGATGGTCAATGAAGGGTGGTTAACCAATTTTGACCACCGAAGCTGGCAAGCACATCAGCAAGCTGAACATCAATTTCCTGCCGAAGATTTATACGTTATTGCGATGGAAAATTATCAACATGATATGCCGTATTCGTTACCTGTACCGCCATCACCAAGTTTAACAACCGACTTATCGATTGCGCTCTATCCATCGTTAGGTTTTTTTGAAGCAACCAGCGTAAATACTGGGCGTGGTAGTGAACATCCTTTTGAGCAGATTGGCTTTAGCGATGAACGTTTTTATGTTAATACCAGTTATACAGTTAGTGATGCAATTGCTAAAGGGGGCTGGCCACAGGCAGGGAAAAAAGTATATGGTGAGAAGCTGTCACAAAGCGTACAACCAACCATTGGCTATTTAGTCGATTGGTGGTTTAAATTTCAAGAAAATGGTTATAAGCTTTCGGCTAATGAAAATGAAGAAAAAGACTATTTGAAAAACCAACAAACTTATTTTGTAAGTAGACCACTTTGGTTGGCTAAAGTGGCGGGTGATAATCAATTATTACAGCAATTACTGTCAGCAACGGCGCAAGGTTTAACTAAAGAGCAGACGATTGAAATGATAGAACAAAGCTGGCAACCGGAGCTTAATGATTATAATAAGCTACGCGAGCAGTATCGTTTATACCCATAA